CCCAAAAAGGCCTACCGATTCCCTGATTCCTTGCAATGTATTGTAGTCCGGATCCGAGACGCTTAGTCTTTCCCCTGGGTCAGGAACGTACGTTATAGATCATGCCTTTGGCTTTTTTGTGTGCCAACTGATAACATTTTCGATAATGGGACAGTAACACATCTTGATATGCTTGCAAATCGAATAAATGATCAGCACCTTCCAAAGTGGCCTTCGAAAGACTTGCCAGTAAAAGGGGATTAGTAATTATCTCATTCATTTTGACAGCCATTTCATGGTCATCATCTGATAAAAACCCAGTCACACCGTTTGCAACCAGGTCAAGCATTCCATCGACAGGTGTGGAGACTATCGGGATACCCAGGATCATGGCTTCCAGGGCAACCATGGGAGTCCCTTCGTACCGTGAGGTCAAAAGCAATATCTTGGACTGTGAGAGCATTTTCATGGGGTTTTCCACATATCCAAGATAGCTGACATTGTCTTGCAGAGTGTTAGCACGTATTTCGTTCTCCAATTCATTTTGCATAGTTCCCGTACCTACAATACAGGCCTTTACCGTTGGATTGAGCAAAGTCAATTCGTGCAATACATGGATTAGTCTCTGGGGGTTTTTCTGGTAGGTAATGCGCCCAATGAACAGGACATCGATGGCATACTCCTGCTTGTCCAAGAGAGTCCTTCTTCTTACTTCGTCCTTGTTCATGGTATTTATGAGAATTGAACTTTTATTTGCAAGTAACCGGGAAAAAGGAAATTCTTCAAACGCAGACTTTGAAACCCAGAAAATGTGCCGATACGAAGGGGCTGAAAGCAAATACACTAGGGATTTGAATTTTAATCCTTTTCTTCTCTTATCATTCACATGCATGTGCGAAATTATAGGCAACGTGGTTGATAAAGCAGCCAGGACACTTGCCCGTCTGTCATGTGCATGGATGATATCGGGGTGCACCAACCTGATGACTCTCCTCACTTCAGACACTGACATTTTTTCCATCGGATAAAACCGCACATTGCGAAGACGCAAGGACTCGGAAATCGGGCCATCGGGACTCACATATACCATCTCGATATCCGGATAAGAAGAAAAAGAAGCTATAATTTGACATACCACATTTTCGGCACCAGAAAAAACTCTTTGTGACAATACATGCATTACTCTCATGGAAATTCTCCCATTGACCTATCATTGACACAGATAGTATGAATTGACGGCAATCGCAAACCGTGAATGACAGCCTTTCCAGCTTCCCAGCACAAAGCAATCCCGAGAATTTATCGAGAAGGAAGGGGATGCCTGACATTTCTGTCCAGTTGGGGAAGCTTGACCGATAAAGGGCTTCCTTTCTGTTCTGTTTTTGCATAAATGGCTCGCATTCCCCTTTTAACTATCTGGGAATCAAATTTCTTGATCAGTTCCGAATTGGTATTGCCAAGCATCACCCTCAGTTCTTTATTTGCAAGAAGCGGTTTTAGTACTTGTATCAGGGATGCATCCTTTTTTGGGGAGAAAAACACTTCCTTCTGGGAAAGGAGATCTGTGTTACCTCTGATATGCGACACCAGGCAAGGCAAATGGCAGGCCATCGCTTCCATCAAGGCAACCGGCAACCCTTCTTGCAAGGAAGGAAAAACAAATATATCAGCAATGGAATAGTAGTCAAAGACATTGTTGCAGAATCCTGCCAACAGTATTTCCCCTTGCATTTCTTGTTGTGCAATTCGCTTTTCTATATGATCGCGTAGCACACCATCTCCGCAGATAATGTATTTCACATCCTTTCGCCCGAGCTTCTGCAGCGCATCGATAACAAGCAAGTGGTTCTTTCTGGGGATCAACTCACCTACCGATAAGAGCACAATGGTATCTTCATCAATATGGTATTTCTCCCTGATATTTTCCTGAAGTTGCTTCTTTTTCAGTGCTTCCAGATGTATTCCGACTCCTGGTATATACTGGACCGACTGAGGATGCAGATGTTCTTTTGCAAAGCTGTAATCCTCAGTATTGATACAAATAAGAATGTCTGTAAAAAAGGAGCAAAGCCATTCAGCCGGAAAACAACGAATCCAGTTTTTAATTGAAGCCCCTTGGAAGAAATGAAAACCATGGGCTGTGTAGATAACCTTGGACCCATAGAGGATTCGGGATTTTCTTGCGGCAAGTCGGGTTACAAAGCCCCCGATGGGGGTGTGGCAATGTATTATCGAATATTGGTTTTCATCGATATGCTTCTTCAGTATGGTATAGGCCTTGATATTATCAATCGAAAAGGGACTTCGGTGAAACGGAATGTTATGTTTGATTATTGGCAAATCATCGAGTTGCCCATGATCACCCCAATATCCTGGAATAGTCATATTTGACGCAACATGGATCTCGTAGCCTTTTTTTATCAATATCTTAATATCATCACGCTCAAACTGATGGATAAAGTTAAAGACATTAGCTACAAACAGAGCCTTTTTCATACACTTTCTCCTCAAATTCAATTCTTAGTACCACCAAGGAAGCCAGTTCATCGTCTGAGGATACGCTTTGGCAACAAAGCATTTCCCACAAATCCTTTCCAAATGGGAAAAGGGGGTACACACAAGGGACAACCTAGTAAAAGGAAAAATGGTGCTGACTGCCTAAGCCCACAGGACAAGGTTCCTCTGGGTTCTTTTTTTTTCAAAACCTCCTTTCAAGATATCTGAGGGGGAAGGGTCCGGACCGAACCATGCTTTTGCTCTGGCAAAGGGTGGTTCATCAAGATAATCTTGGCTTGTAACATTTTCTGCCCATACTGAGTGGGGTCTATCCTTCCCTGTTCTCTGAGGTAATCCCCAAAATCCTGGGCGGTTACCATCCCCTCTTCGGTGATGTCAGCTTCCTTTAGGACGTTTCCAAATGTTTTGCAAAGTATGGAGAAATCTCGATAAAATGAAATATGCTCCAGATAGGCAAGGTCAAACTGGAGTTTCAAATCCCAGGATATTGCGTTTCTCCCATTGATCTGGGCAAGGCCTGTAAGTCCTGGCTTGACTCCATGGCGCCTTCGTTGATCGTCTGACATGAAAGCCATGTCCCTAACCAACAGAGGACGGGGTCCTACCAGACTCATATCTCCCAAAAGGATATTGAGAAGCTCTGG
The sequence above is a segment of the Sphaerochaeta pleomorpha str. Grapes genome. Coding sequences within it:
- a CDS encoding glycosyltransferase, with the protein product MRVMHVLSQRVFSGAENVVCQIIASFSSYPDIEMVYVSPDGPISESLRLRNVRFYPMEKMSVSEVRRVIRLVHPDIIHAHDRRASVLAALSTTLPIISHMHVNDKRRKGLKFKSLVYLLSAPSYRHIFWVSKSAFEEFPFSRLLANKSSILINTMNKDEVRRRTLLDKQEYAIDVLFIGRITYQKNPQRLIHVLHELTLLNPTVKACIVGTGTMQNELENEIRANTLQDNVSYLGYVENPMKMLSQSKILLLTSRYEGTPMVALEAMILGIPIVSTPVDGMLDLVANGVTGFLSDDDHEMAVKMNEIITNPLLLASLSKATLEGADHLFDLQAYQDVLLSHYRKCYQLAHKKAKGMIYNVRS
- a CDS encoding glycosyltransferase; translated protein: MKKALFVANVFNFIHQFERDDIKILIKKGYEIHVASNMTIPGYWGDHGQLDDLPIIKHNIPFHRSPFSIDNIKAYTILKKHIDENQYSIIHCHTPIGGFVTRLAARKSRILYGSKVIYTAHGFHFFQGASIKNWIRCFPAEWLCSFFTDILICINTEDYSFAKEHLHPQSVQYIPGVGIHLEALKKKQLQENIREKYHIDEDTIVLLSVGELIPRKNHLLVIDALQKLGRKDVKYIICGDGVLRDHIEKRIAQQEMQGEILLAGFCNNVFDYYSIADIFVFPSLQEGLPVALMEAMACHLPCLVSHIRGNTDLLSQKEVFFSPKKDASLIQVLKPLLANKELRVMLGNTNSELIKKFDSQIVKRGMRAIYAKTEQKGSPLSVKLPQLDRNVRHPLPSR
- a CDS encoding sugar transferase; protein product: MMYEKHVKRILDILCSLSALIVFFPVLVFLVLLVRIKLGSPVFFRQLRPGLHEQLFTLYKFRTMTDKKDAQGALLPDSERLTTFGKKLRATSLDELPELLNILLGDMSLVGPRPLLVRDMAFMSDDQRRRHGVKPGLTGLAQINGRNAISWDLKLQFDLAYLEHISFYRDFSILCKTFGNVLKEADITEEGMVTAQDFGDYLREQGRIDPTQYGQKMLQAKIILMNHPLPEQKHGSVRTLPPQIS